In Gracilinanus agilis isolate LMUSP501 chromosome 1, AgileGrace, whole genome shotgun sequence, the sequence acaagcACTAAGTTAAGGACTCAATCTAGAAAGTAATAAGGagttgctatacatattttttccaatcctcaaataaggaaattaCATTATTATGTTAATATTTTACCTGAAAGAGAACCAATAGTTGGTGAGGCTGGAGAGAACCACATAACACACGCTAAGTGTCCCGGACATGGCCAGCGATACGAAACCCAAGCCACACAGCACACACAGCAGAGTGAGGCCGCCTATAGAAATCACAACtcctggagagaggagagatgccAGTAAGGAGAGAGCTCAAGCAAGTTACAAGTTCCTTGGGAGGACCCAACACCATACAAAGTTATGATCAAATGATACATGgaatacccagtggaattgtgtgttggctaaagggggttaggaggtttgggggagagggaaagaacatgaaatatgtaactaggagaaaatactcaaaaattaaaaaaaaaaaagttatgatcATTTTCTTTAGTGGTGTCTTGGCCTTAAGTCAAGGGGATTTTTGGGCTATGTATCCCTAAGTTTAGCAAAATGTCTTATGCCccaaactaaaaaaacaaaacaaaacaaaccttagGAGCAAGTTTAGTGACCAGATTTCTCCCCCGCCACTAAGGCAGAGGGAAAGATGAGCAAGGAAGACAGAGTATCAAAATGAATACTTCGTATTTTCAGAATACTTGCCATCTGAAAAGCCTAGAGCAATTTCCAAGCTACCTTccagaggaaaataaagaaaaaaatcatagaactatcaaaaagaggaataaaatccTCTCTTCAAGGTCAGCTAGGAATTGGTACTTAAGGATAATTTCCATCTTGACGGTAATTTCTAATTGGCATTAAGAACTACATAAGAGAAAGGTAAAAGAACAAAAGGGGGTTCTGAGCTTAATCAGAAGCATTTAGTCTAAGAGATTTTGACCAGAACAGACATAATATTGCATATAATAAGTACTCAAAAAATGTTGTTCAACTAAATGGTCTTAGGCACAAGGCACTTAATCTTTGGGACTTAGTTTCGccttctgtaaaaatgagggtgttgagggggaagctgggtggctcagtagattgagaaccaggcctagagacaggaggtcctaagttcaaatctggcctcagacattttctagctatgtgaccctggacaagtcacttaagccccattgcctagcccttactgctcttctgccttggaaccaaaacatagtagtgattccaagatggaaggtaagggtttaggggaaaaaaaaaattaggatgtTGCATTagacttccctggctttcttgaagttccaactaaaatcccatctcttacaggaagcctttctcatcctctcttaattttaattccttcctcaattaattgttttcctttttatcctttatatatggcttgctttgtatatagttCATGGCGTGTTGTCTTGCCCATTAGAtcgtgagttccttgagggcagaaactgtcttttgcctctttttgtacccccAGGGTTCGGTACATGGTAAAAACAATAAATACTGACTGACAGCGATCAGTAACATACCTTCCAACTCTACATCTAGGATCCTATAACCCAttttatggagataaaaatatgaaataccttcCACTAATATAACTCCAACACAGGCAGCCAGAGACATCAGGACCACAAGCAGCAGGAAGAATCCAATAGGGATGGCAGATATCATGAGGAACATCAGCAAGGTCAAGGCAACAAAAGGATGTTTATCTAGGTACTGACCAATGGCAGAGTTCATAAAAGCAATCACCTGTGGACAAAACGGAACACAATTATATATAAAGCAGGATGTCATTTTTAACTTCTTTGCAGAGGACAGCATCCCAAGGCCTTTCCTCTTATATTCCTGACATGATTCTACTCCAAAAGAAGACATCTGTCTGGGTAAAGAGTTATCCAGATTGTGAGTGTGGAATGTTCTGACGGATGTGACAAAACCCAAAAGACAAGTCTAAAACTTGGGCCAAAGAGAAGGTTTGGGACTTTCTGAGGGAGTATGCGATGGCTTGAAGCTATGATTTCATCCATGAGATAATAAAGTGCCtaacagtacctggtacatagtaggtgctatataaatgttagctattattattattattattattattattattattattattattaggccaGTTTGGTGTTGCAGAGGATAgtgtgccaggtctagagtcaggaagactcatcttcatgagttcaaatatcatctcagacacttgttaACTATGTGAcctataggcaagtcacttaatcctcagtttcttcacctataaaatgagctagagaaggaaatagcaaataacTCTAgtatttcccaagaaaatcccaaatggagtagGACATGACAAAACAAATCATTACGTGGGGAACTCATGGTATGGAAACTCCCCCTCTCTCTACTTACATCCATGTGGGAAATTTAGAGTATGAAAACACCTTCCacacattctaagacagaaggtaagggtttttaaaaaaaagcttaataaataccttttcattcattcacttattcaatCATTCCTCCATTTAATACAAGCTGACCCAGAGA encodes:
- the LDAF1 gene encoding lipid droplet assembly factor 1, which translates into the protein MVKMETSSTSRDFQELQKKLASLIDSIQSNSKVIAFMNSAIGQYLDKHPFVALTLLMFLMISAIPIGFFLLLVVLMSLAACVGVILVEGVVISIGGLTLLCVLCGLGFVSLAMSGTLSVCYVVLSSLTNYWFSFSSPKHQQILGNKCPMTVQYPDSTRHD